taagactgagactgTATGGAAGGAAGACAGAGAGGGGAAGGGTAGTCAATGGGCTGACTTGCTAGAAGTATGGCCCCTGACCACCCAGGAGCcccttcccctatagttgtctgcactaacCAATTCGCCATCTATCAGTGCTTCCCCTGTTCCTACTGACATGAtaacatgccaactggatgggtcactggcccctttgggggcaagagttgtggcaagatctgTGGGCCTGTGGTGAGACTGAAACAGTTACTGTAAGTCATGTGACTGGccgtttgcctttggcatccccagggaatgatgaaccagacacattggcccaggtgctttTGCTAGAAGGAAGGCCTGCCTCCAGTGTCGCCCAATGGGTATATCAGCATTTGTTCCCCGTgggtcaaaagacaatgtgggctgtagcccatcagtggggcttgcggTTGCCCTTTGAAggagtcagcagagcccggaaggagtgccttgtgcaCTCCAAgaggacttacactgagtcctgtgGCAACATGTGACAATAGTACAGGGACCAaaaccccttgtcaggtgacaaatagactgtattgggccactgcctgtgtcagaagGGTACCAGTATACCATAACTTGTGTGACCACAGCTACTgaactgttggttgcttttcctgctcttcatgcagatcagcaaatgaccaaaagggtcCTAGAGGGACTCTGTGCAGCCTGTGGGCAGCCTTGGTTGATGGAGAGAGATccaggcacccactttactggacatgcatgaggagaatgggtgcagcagttaggagtaaagtagaagtttcatgtcccatacaatcctactgcagcaggtcTGACAGAGAGGAACCatggtttgttgaagtctggtctgaagtcagacaccaatagtttaTGGCACTTGTCTgtttgcctatggacagtgcCATGGcattgaatgagaagccccaaaaggagccttgagccctgtggacattcTAAGACACATTGGTGCCTCTCCTAAAGTACTGTATGTACCAACCAAAGAATAGACATTGAAACCATGATATGGCCATCGGAGCAAAATCCTGCTGCTGGCCCCAAGTGCATTAAATGCTGGAGACagtgttgagtggacatggcacTGGACTTCTCAACGCATGGACCCACAATGGCTGGCCCTTTGGCACattgggaaaaggcctggaagctggcataTCACACGTTCCTGGAGTAACAATagtgtggcccccaaagatcacagtggtgacagcatcttatggggaagttttattttatatttatggccAGTGCACATACCTAGCATAGCCCTATATATTactcatctgtaactcccacagggagaggggtgaaagtctggtatgctAGACAAGTACGAGATcctattcctgccactgtcctatcacaggacccctCTCCTACATGCATcccacctgatggacaagatttgcctaagCTGGTGTCATTAAGGCATGTATCTTATCTCCCTTAAGGTTATTTGCTTCTTAAATCCCTGTTTCCTGTACCTGgcctctggctgcagctgctgggtGATGATTGTTTTGAACTCCCgacccattcagctactgactgcctgtggaatgggtgagctatggacttatcAGTGTAGGACTTTGAATTAGGTGAATTCTCCAGCTTGAGGAATATCGTGAttgtattgctgttgttattgaatcgtattagtctggttacagtgctccagttttctcgtaTAGGGCTTATTGTGGAAGGTAAGGAGTGAGTAGATTGAgaagggtggcctgtgggtaaaattgtaacatttccagaatctctagcctgggcttagtgcatctccatatcaacaggtgtttccaaggggtgcagagaagtagtccatctccatacaaTGGGTAGTTACAGGGGAactagggcatatctggactggagaggttgtgtggcacccctttttgcagccaggtcatgaaagACATGGGTGAGTAGAAGTGGACAGATGCTTGTAAGAAATatatgagtttctcccactttatttctccctttgacttcttttggtttcaaatgtattttgccCTAGACTAGGAAAATATCTCCCCCTGAGAGTTAGAGTCAGATTGTTCCAGAAAGTTCCTAGTGGAAAAACTCTTGGCTGACTTCTACAGTTAGGCACCTTGGACAAACCTGGGCACAGCACTCATATGATCTGGGTGGAGAGGTGGACAGGCATGCTTCCCCAAACCAGCACATGCTAGCCATGGCTCAGTGTACGGTGGAGATCCTAGGCAGTTCAGCTGAAAGTGTTTTGGGAGGGGatcagaggagaaagaggaaccccaAGTCATTGGCTTGGCTGTGGGCCCATCTCCCCGCAGTATGGATTTGATTTCCCTAAGTTGCAATGCTATTACTTGAATAGGTTATCTGTTTCTGGGGACAAAAATGATTGTTGTGCTTCCTTAAGAGAAACCCAAGAAGGAGAGTTAGGGAAAATAGGCCCTGTGATTAGACTTTCACTGCGGGCAGGGTTTGTCCCCTGGTGGGAGTCCAGGTGTGCTCCAGGTGGGAGGGGATATGGATGAGCTCTAACTCTGTGCCAGACCGGTGATTGGTTGTTTCATTTCGTGATTCTATAATCCCTAAATCTGCAAAATGTCAAATTTATTGGTTCTGTTCCAGGTCAAAGTTAGGAAAAGGTATATCTAATAAGCTATTATATTTAACctctggagaaaaaagaaatttttttgtgATACCAAAATACATTTACAGACCAGCAGCTGAGAATCAAATGTCCTATCACAGAAATTGATTTTAGTGCTATGTCAGTTTAGACAAACAAGTTAAGCGAAGAAATTCACAGCTCTGTTGAGGTTGGAACTTGCAAGGTCAACATCCCTTTTAAAATAAGGACCCTACCCTTGCTTCAGGGGCCATCACTTTTCTTTCTAATAAGTttgcatatttttaatgaaaaagttaTGAAATCTGGACCTAATCCATGCTCATTCTCCCCCCAGTTATCTAAGATTCCTTCATGGATGTGTATTTCTTACAAAGGCCATCTGAGAATTCACACTTTGCTATGGTTTTGATCTCAAACAGTTTGGTGTGAAAGCACAGCTATGCATTCTCTCCTTGGTTTCATGCAGGTAATAAAACAAGAGGCTGGTGAAGTCGGCACCAGGCCTGTTCTATGTACTCTGCAAAGCTGAATGTCATTTCTATCTGGCTCATTCTATACTGTTTGCCGATCCCTGAGTTATCCTGTCCCTTGTCTTGGCCTAACCTTTATGTCATTAACTCCGTGAGCTGGTTGGCATGTAAACAATCAGCACAAACAGACATTTGTAAAGAACCATTTATTCATGTAAGATGTTCATTCATTATTATCATCTTCCCACTTTTTGACCCCTTTTATCACAGAGGAAATTACTAAAGACTTCACAGAATTGGTATCCCACTCAGAGTGAGTACTTCATCATTCTTATTGTTTGTTTGCACTGGGACACTTTTGACAGCATTCAGGTCCTTTTGGTCAATCACAGCTCTCCATATAATTGCAGCCATGTAGGCAGCTCTACACCAGGTTCCCATTGTACAACCTTCTTCTCCAAAACAAACTCTCCATGAGGGCCTTCAGCTTTTGATGGCAAAAGGGCCAAGTACACGGGGGTCtctgctccttcctctgggcttttcAAGGCCTCTGGTCCCCCCATGTCGGTTCTGACCCATCCGGGACAGCAGGAATTCAGGAGTATCTTGTCCCCTTTGCTCTGCTCACTCAGTTTCCGGGCCTGGATTCTGGACAGGACTGTGAGGCCGACCTTTGACACTGCATAGGGAACCAATTTCATAGAAGGCCAGCCCTCCTTCAAGTGCACTCCATTCTTTGTATCTTCCACGAACTTGTTCATGAGCcccaccagctcctcctctgtGATGGTCTCACTTGTAAACTTCTGCTGCAGTTCCGGGCTGCAGCGTTTAAGAGCTACCAAGCTCAGTGTGCTAGAGAGAGTCACCACTCTGCCTAAAATTCAACAGATATGAGTAAGTGGAAAGGTGTACACAATAATGATAAATAGCAAATATGTCTGGGTTTTGTCCTTTGCGAGATCATGACTAGATGCTGTGAGTATTAATGAGGACTGTCTGAGTAAAGGACATGATGACATTCTGAAACCTGCCACAAGTGTCACTTTAAGATGTCAGGAAGTGTTCTCATGGGAGGGCAGTACCCACAAGgtccagaagaaaatgaaaatgtgtataATGAACCTGCTAAGGGTTGTAAGGAGGTGCTCTTTGCATTCATGAGAAGACAGCTTTGTTCCCCCTAAGGCAGCTTGGGTCCACCTGTGCACCTTATAGTCACAGGGTCAGTGCTCCGTGAACAGGTGTCTCCTGACCAAGAAAGAGCCGATGGGTTTAGTGATGGCGGTTCCAAGGTGAATGCACAGCACCTGGTTTGGAAGGAGgctgctctgctccagccacgGTAAACAACACAGCTCAGTGGGCTGAGTGGCATGGTTTTCAGTCTAGTTTTATGAAGTCGTGAGTTGTGACTAAGGGCCCAATAATATGGTCCCGGTGTGGGGCAGTGGAAACATGGACATTTAAAGGGATGCTTGAAAAAGGAATGGCCTGCTGCCCCACGCTGCCACACCGATGAAGCCTGAGCACATTGTGCCGAATTACAGAGGCCAATTGCAAAGAACAGATcatatgattctacttacatggGATGTCCAGACCAAGAATATCTTGAGACAGAATGCAGACAGTGCCTGCTTAGGGAATGTGGGAAAAGATCGTAAATGGTTAAAGGGCCCAGGATTTCTTTTTGGGACATTGCAGTGCTCTAATCTTGAATATGGTGATGTTTCCACAACTGAGCATGAATATTAAACATCAGTGAGTTGTAGAGTTAAGTGGGTGAAGTGCATGGTATGGGAATTATATCTTAAAAAGCTGTTAAAAGTGTAAAGCCATTACATGTTTCTCACtaataattttggaaaatatactAGGTATTCAAAGATgaatttatattaacatttatgAAAACTGGTTTATAATGTTCATATTCAAatcaatatgtaaaatataagaaCGTCATGAGAGCATACTACCAAATAGAGACAAGGGAGCCTGGAAAGCTGTGTGTTTCTGCTGAGCACATTCAGGGCAGGCTGTCACCAACAGAGAATGGTGATCCCCGTCCCACTAAAGGAGTGTGgggcaaaaaaaaagtaaaaatgataatGCATGGCAATATGATCCACAGTAAATAATCTGTAGAGCCACTTAAAGGGAATGacataaagttttatttactgcCAAAAATCTTCTAAGATGAATAATTTAGAACCAGGTCGATATTTGTGTCCTCCCTTTCCCGTAGATCATGTAAATTGTAAGAATCAATTGAATCTATGTGTCAAATGTTGTAGAACCCACCACTTAGAGGTCCTACTAGGATATATATCATTTTCTAAAATACTGCTTAGCcactcataaaaaaataatacatgtgtcttgacttaaaattacaaaatactaGAGGGGATGTAGGAAAATAAAGCAGCAGGGAGTCAGCCGGAGCGGGTGACTGGAAGAGGAGAATGCAGCTgcaatcacagactcacaccaATTTCCCCCATGCCTTTAGTCTAGGCAGGAGGTGGAGAAActcttagcaactctctctgggCTGTTTATACTGTATAAAGTAGGGATGACCTCTTCTCTATTCAGTATCATCCATCCCAGGAGGTCTAAACCAGCTGTGAAAACACATGTCTGTGGGCACTGGGGAAGCCTGAACTGGGAGGCCACAGGGCTTTGTGGGTAAATTCCGGGATGTGGGGCTGCATCCAGGTCTATCTTCCCCCAAGCTTTTCACCCGACTGGTCATGCTCCCAAGGGGGACAGGGGAGCCTTCTGGGGGTGTCCCTGCACAGCTGGGTGAGACTGTGGACCCTTGTGGCCTGACACCTCaggacaggaaacacacacagaaGCTGGAAGCACTTGCTGGAGGTTACACAGCAGGAGTTGGatgcagacatttatttctctgcAGTGTGCTCATGGCTGCCACAGGGCATTTCATAGACACTCTACTGGCCTGAGCAGAGCCAATCCTCCACGAAACGCTATGGGCAATCCAGGCATTATTttattactgtgtgtgtgtgtgtgtgtgtgtgtgtgtgtgtgtgtgtgtgtgtgtgaagcagTTGCCCTTTAATAGTCACTCTGATGGAGGAAAAAGCATGACACCAATTTAAAAAGAACCACTACTCTGGTGGTGCTAATACTTGACGCAAGCCATCCATTTTATCAgatcaataaagctattttaggGAAGCCATGTTTTCCGTCAAAAGGGTAAGTAAATGGAAACACCGTGGCCCCAAATAGGTTGAGGCCTTCCATGGACTGACCCTCTGCACTGGCTGGGTGAGGTTTCACTTGACAAATGAGACTCTTGGCATAAGAGATTTGAGGACCTTGGAATACTTGGAAGAGCAATCAGGTTGGAGACCACACGTCCACGTCTGCATCTGGCTGTGCACGTGACCTTGAGACTCCTTCAGACCCCATGTCTTTTTCTGGACAGTATATAAAATGCCCAGCCCGCTGCATCAGGAtatatccacccacccatccttctaAACCCCAAATTGTCAGAAGGGGAAGAGAGCTTTAGCAATGTGATTTTCACCCCAGCTTCCTCCTGTGAATTTTTCACACCACAGGAAGTTGAAAAGCAGCCCTTCTCAAACCAAATTTGGTTACAGTTTCCTCAAAGGATTACTTGGTAAGTGTAGCCCTAAGAAGACCATTTATATCCTCCTAGACGTCTTTAAGTTAATATCTGATGCACAAGAgtgttaggatttcaatataGGTATTACTCAAAcatatttttccttatattttcaaaataaatgtataatatattcaagaaaatagGACAAACTACCTAACATTGTTCTTCAAATTCAGAATGACGGCAAGTTTATGTGAACAGGGAGGATACTGCTGGATTGGTTAAGCTCTGTCATGGTTGCCTGGACATTGTAGACTCTTATATTTTATGAGGTGAGTTATTTCAGAATACctcttgtttaaaaaaagaaataataaaaagaaattcacatGTATTCTTCCTCAGTGATCGTCAAGGTCACCAATCTCAACCCCTTCCTCTTTTGCCAACAAAACCCAGATGGAACAGTTCTCTTCTGGAAAGTTTATACTGCCCTCAGAGATTCTGTGGAAACCCTTCAGGACTTTGCACCCTTTTATCTGGTGTTGGGGGGATTGGcagtatttgcttttggtttcctAGCTGGGATTTCTCCCAGACTCTTTACTGAAAGTGAACTAATAAAGTCATGATTCCATGAGCAATGTGGCTGCCTTTCCCCTGAAATGATGGCAAACTCTCCTACTTCAAAGGTTTGCAAAACCTTGCTCTAATGCACAGAATACTGCATGAATTTCCATTTCCACTATCTCCCGCTTTAGAGAGGCACTGTTGATCCATTCATTTAAGGCTGATTTGGCAGGTCAGGAGTGCCATCTATCCTCCACCTGGGACAAGGACAGTGCCTGCAACAACTCGCACAGGGCAGgtaaataaaacacataaaagaatctGCCAGAAGTCATTAGTATGCATTTTAACAGAAATACACATAGGATGTGTGGTTGTGACACAAGGAATTCCATCCTGCTCTCAGGTGTTGGGGTGAATGTAAGAGTCAGGGTGCCATTCAAAAGAGCTGCACTTTGAGGCCTGACTGAGCCAAATCATAAAGATACAGTAGAACTTTCCTGGAGGACAGTACGGGGAACTGGGCAGAACTCAGAATAGACTGTACACGCATATTGTCAATTCCAAGCCAGAgctttaatctctctcaaagtatcTGCGTGTCTTATTTGGTGTATTGAAGGGGTGGTGTTTCCCCATCCCTTCCCACACCTTGGGGTAGGTGGTGCAGGAGGTCACCTCCAAAGTAACATGATAGTCTGTTTTGCTCAGTCTATTAGTCCTGGTGAAAGAGAAGTAACACCAGCCGGGACAAAGGCAGGTCAGATGAGAGAGAGACCTACAAGCCATGCTGAGGGCCTGGACTTTGCTCCTAAAGCACTTTATGGAGGGAGTGAGCATTTAGAGTACAGAGAACGCTCAGGAAGGAGTGGCCTTAATAGGAGGGTCCCTTAGTGGGGTTCCAATTGCCTCAAATGACATCTGAGCATCTGTTGtagggctgggggcagaggcctGGGGATAAACTCAGGTGGATAATACCTGGGGTCTGGTTAATGATAGTAGGAGGTGGTTATGGTGACCTCTAGCATCCAAGGGGGCGGATCAAGTCAGAGTCCAAAAGGTTTGGGTAAGGATGAGTAAATTTCGAAATGTATTATATAAGGAGGATTCTAGGGGAAGGGTGGACGTCAGGACAATATTGACTGGCAGTAACAGATAATTGAGTGTCACAAGCTCTGGATGTGTTCTAGGCAGCTGACAGGGTTTTGGAAGGCCTAATAAATTGGGGTGGAGAAGGCTCCGTTTGCTGGAATAAGATCACACTAGACACAGgcggggagggcagagggcaggaagCCATGCTCAGGGACCTGCAGGTGTGAGGGGCCTGGAGCAAGAGAAGGGCCCGTGGGACAGCTGGACTGAAGAGtcgaagaagaggaagaggtggTTGTGCCACGGAGAGAAGCACCGATGGCCACTGACCAGTGTGTAGTCCTGGGAGAGGGGCCCCTGGCCCTGAGGAGACACACCCTTGGGGCCAGTgtagcagagcagggagagggggcagggctggggacgAGGTCAGGGACAGCAGGGCCCGATCCTGCCAGAGACACTCCGTGGGGGCTGCTCACCAGACTCACCTTGGGGTCTCACTAGAGGCAGCAGCTCCGTGCAGACATCTCGGGTACCAAAAAAGTTGGTTTTCATTGCCATTTGTGCTTGAAAATGCAATCTTGTGGGATCATCTGTTCTTCCAGGAGCAAGAAAACAGAGTCACTAAATAGTAGCCATGTGGGATAATTCTGCAGAAAGACTATTTTCTTGCCTGTGAAATGTGGTCAATTGTACGTAACGTCTGAGTTCTGATAATGGTATTGTGTCAAGGTCAGTTTCCTGGCTCTTTAAAGCTACAAAGTGTGTAAGTTGGCACCATTAGAGAAGGCTATGAAAAGTGTGCAGGATGGGATCTCTGTGTGTCATTCTTTTCAATTTCTTGTTTATTCTGAAGTGAGTTAAAAATTTACTAAACTGCTCCCCAGTCCCATTAACAGAAACTAGACACGTGGGGGAGGCCCTAAGAGCCGGCTTCATGATAATACAAAGATCCTTTGCCTGAAAGCCTTGTATATCTTGGAGGATTCGAATGCCCCTGACGCCCGAAGTGTGACGTCTTTCCCTAGGGAGCCCGTCTGGATCCTGCAGGATGTACAGGCCCCACAGTGGCTCAGGAGAATCCTCAGCCCACCCTGGCTGGACACCCTCACCAAGCGGTCCCTTCCCAGCACCCACCCCTTGCTTACCATTGAAGCAGATCCCCGCATTGTTGACCAGCACGTCGAGGCCCCCGTACTCCTTGAGCAGGAAGTCCCGCAGGGCCCGGATGCTCTGCCGGTTGCAGATGTCCAGCAGGTGGAAGCGCGGGCTCAGGCCCTCCGCCTGCAGCTGCTGCACAGCCGCATGACCCTGTGCTGCGTCCAGCGCCGTGAGCACCACGTCCCCCGAGAACTGCTGGCACAGGCTGCGCACGATGGCCAAGCCAATGCCCCTGTTGGCCCCAGTGACCAGCGCCACTCGGCTGTAGGATGACATGGCTGGGCGGTGTGGGGGTGATGGTGCTGAAGGCAGACGGGCTTGCTAGCCGAGGGCGTGGAGGCTGCAGAGGCCTGGCACAGTCCAGAGAACCTGCTCTGTAATGGCTTCTGGGAACCAGCGCTGTTAATTCCTGTTGAAAGAAGCCCCGCCTGTGACCCTCCTTCCAGGAGGAGCCAAGTATCCCGGAAGGATTCGTCCTGCCCCCTCCCTTGGTCGGCCTCTCCAGGTGAGGCTCCCTGGGCCCAGCAGGACACAGCACTCATGTGATCCCACTTCAGTGCCAGTAACACATTCTGGGTGAAGAGGTGCGCTTACCCAAAGCAGCACAGGTTGGCGAGGGCTCAGTAGGAGGGCAAGagtcagggcaggggagggacacTGCTTTGGGAGGACCCCTGGGGAGCGGGAGCAGAGTGGTGGCTGGGTCTGGCCCATCCCCCTGCAGAGTGGGTTTGCTTGCTCTTCCCCAAGGGGCAATGAGGTGACTTTGGCCCGGGAAGCGGTTCTGAGGACAGTGAGCCCCAGGCTTCCTTAGGAAGAGAGAAACTCAGGAGACAGAGTTAGGGACAGTGGGTCCTGTGATGGGACGggtgctgtgggcggggctggtcCCCCAGTGTGAGCCCAGGTGCCCCCAGGTGGCAGGGAATGTGTATGAGCTCTGCCTGGGTACTTAGGTTTTGTTCGGAATGTGTCATTTCATGGTTACATAATCACTAGGTTTGCGAAAAGTCCTGCCTTTTCGTTTTTTCGCGGGTCCAACTTAATAAATGTTACGTTTACTTCGGTGTCATTTTTAGTTAATTAAGGTGAATAAACCATCTTTGTGGGATGAGAATACATTTGCATCCTAGGAGTTGAAGTTATCAGGTATTGATCTAGAGAAAAATGTTCCACCGTGGCAATTCAGAAAAATTAATTCCGGAGATGGACCTTCACAGTCCGATGCAGGTGGCACTGGGAAGGTAACCTCTTCTTTACAGTAAGGCCTTGCCCTTATCTTTTGGGTACCATCTCTTTTCATTCCCAAACGCCTGACATTCACTGGTGAAGAGTGAAAATAATCCTGAGAGCAGAGGTGTCTTTTAGTCTTTTTTTGGGTGCTTCTGTGAAGGAGGGCAGTGGGGTGCCCtcccagaggcccagaggggcCGGACTTGGTCAGGGGGCAGGGAGCAGCTCCCTGTCACTGCCCTGCTGTGTTAGGGCTTCTCCCAGGCTCTCACGTGATCACACGCTTTCCCTTCCCGTGTGCTTCCAACGTTTGCATCTGTGTCCCTGCACTTAATCTTCACTGCACTCCTACGACCATCCTGCCCATTTTCCTATGTCcttttttgttgaaatatagtTTGATAAATGATATTGGTTTCAAAAGTACAACATAGTTATCCAACTATAATCCACGTTACTAAATGTTCAACCAACTCGTGTAGTTACTATCTGAGaacatagaaggatgttacagaactgttgactgtattccctgtgctatgttctctttcattcccatgactaacCTAAATATGATttggattttgtgcctctttatccccttcatctatttcagcCACTTACCTCAGTCTTTCCCCCGTGGTAACCACCTGTCACTTCCCAGTGTCTCTaagtctttttctgtctttttcatttgtttcattctgTTCATCTTTTCCCGTGTATATAAAATCATAGGTTATTTGTGTTTCTCAGCTGGCTGATAGAACTTAGCACAATACCGTCTAGGTTAATCCATGTAGTTGCAGATGGCAAGAattccttctttgtattcctgagtaatattccattgtgtctatgtaccacctcttctttatccattacctgctgatggacactttggttcctTCCATAACTAAGCTACTGTGAATAATACAGCATGAAATataagggtgcatgtatcttttcaagtcagggagtttgtttttttcctggtatATTCCCAGAACTGCAATTgcagagtctttggtgtttctaatTGTAGTTTTTGGATAAACCTCTGCACTGCTTTCCATAGAGCTGGACccatttacactcccaccaatgggtaggagggttcccttttctccacattcttgccaacacttgttatttcttgtcttttggatagctgCCATTGTGACTCATGTGAGATGatactcactgtggttttgatttgtatttccctgatgattagtgatatggaacacatttttatgtgcctgttggctatctgtatgtattctttggaaaagtgtctattcaggttctctgccaaTTTTTTCTACTGGGTTATATGGTTTTTATGGTGTTGAATCATATcagttcattatttattttttgtattggcCCATTATCAGGTTTATAATTTGggcatatatattctttttttaatatatgtttttattatttttattttggtatcattaatctacaattacatgaagaacattatgtttactaggctccccccttcaccaagtaccccccacataccccttcacagtcactgttcatcagcgtagtaagatgctgtaaaatcactacttgtcttctctgtgttgtacagccctccccgtgcccacactatacatgctaattgtaatgccccctttctttttccccgcctttgtccctcccttcccacccatcctccccagtccccttccctttggtaactgttagtccattcttcggttctgtgattctgctgctgttttgatccttcagttttcctttgttcttatactccacatatgagtgaaatcatttggtacttgtctttctccgcctggct
The DNA window shown above is from Manis pentadactyla isolate mManPen7 unplaced genomic scaffold, mManPen7.hap1 scaffold_354, whole genome shotgun sequence and carries:
- the LOC118919392 gene encoding carbonyl reductase [NADPH] 1-like — translated: MSSYSRVALVTGANRGIGLAIVRSLCQQFSGDVVLTALDAAQGHAAVQQLQAEGLSPRFHLLDICNRQSIRALRDFLLKEYGGLDVLVNNAGICFNDDPTRLHFQAQMAMKTNFFGTRDVCTELLPLVRPQGRVVTLSSTLSLVALKRCSPELQQKFTSETITEEELVGLMNKFVEDTKNGVHLKEGWPSMKLVPYAVSKVGLTVLSRIQARKLSEQSKGDKILLNSCCPGWVRTDMGGPEALKSPEEGAETPVYLALLPSKAEGPHGEFVLEKKVVQWEPGVELPTWLQLYGEL